From Methanosarcina lacustris Z-7289, one genomic window encodes:
- a CDS encoding Gfo/Idh/MocA family oxidoreductase, translating to MPSKKFKKTKLDAISIAAPTILHCPTVLDVLEARGDVLVEMPIADSVENAAAMIESAEEMDRHLMGSI from the coding sequence ATGCCATCAAAAAAGTTCAAGAAAACAAAGCTTGACGCAATCAGTATTGCAGCTCCTACTATCCTTCATTGCCCCACAGTGCTTGATGTCCTTGAAGCAAGGGGGGACGTGCTTGTAGAAATGCCTATTGCAGACAGTGTGGAAAATGCAGCCGCAATGATCGAGTCTGCTGAAGAAATGGACAGGCATCTGATGGGGAGCATATAG
- a CDS encoding glycosyltransferase family 2 protein — translation MIPAQNEEASIGSKVLLAASYADRVLVLDKGSTDRTMEVAALGGARVVPLVGGEEALLKVLNRASLDSELVVLIYPDCMQDIDLLSHVLEPLRQGFDLSVGSWPCRVSCEQETVMLLNGKNTFKEKIGFLAVTSRSLQKISSGRENVSLKSLLSAAKTEKLKVNYLSFDVDPAFRKLESTRIGVVVPAYNEELLIGETLRGIPEYVNRIYVIDDCSTDRTGEIVKKFGDPRIVYLRHEVNKGVGAGIINGYKLALKDEMDIVAVMAGDNQMDPAQLPRLIFPIIEGLADYTKGNRLLSDNFMTGMSKWRAFGNLLLSFFTKIGSGYWQIMDPQNGYTVISRQALEVINLDSIYPYYGYCNDLLIKLNAFGMRVMDVVIPARYGREKSSIKYSKYIRKISPMLFRGFLWRLRIKYTVLDFHPLVLFYFLGMLALPLSVLFGLWGFLQILLQNPLPSYYPLLDLLVLGTGLQMLLFGMLFDMQVEKKRTERVGLTR, via the coding sequence TTGATTCCAGCTCAAAACGAAGAGGCTTCCATCGGAAGTAAGGTCCTGCTTGCGGCAAGTTACGCAGACCGTGTACTTGTGCTTGACAAAGGTTCTACTGACCGAACTATGGAAGTGGCAGCTCTGGGAGGGGCAAGAGTAGTTCCCCTGGTAGGAGGAGAGGAAGCATTACTTAAAGTCCTTAACAGAGCGTCCCTTGATTCGGAGCTTGTGGTACTAATTTATCCTGATTGCATGCAGGATATAGATCTGCTGTCTCATGTTCTCGAGCCGCTAAGGCAGGGATTTGACCTGTCGGTAGGTTCCTGGCCCTGTCGGGTTTCCTGCGAACAGGAGACAGTTATGCTTCTTAACGGGAAAAACACCTTCAAAGAAAAAATAGGCTTTCTTGCCGTGACCTCAAGATCACTTCAGAAAATTAGCTCTGGCAGAGAGAATGTGTCTTTGAAATCCCTGCTTTCTGCTGCGAAAACTGAAAAACTTAAGGTTAACTACCTGAGCTTTGACGTTGATCCTGCGTTTAGGAAGCTTGAGAGCACCCGTATAGGAGTTGTAGTACCTGCCTATAATGAAGAACTGCTTATCGGCGAAACCCTGAGAGGGATTCCAGAGTATGTGAACCGAATATATGTTATCGATGACTGTAGTACTGACCGTACGGGGGAAATTGTAAAAAAGTTTGGAGATCCGAGAATTGTTTATTTGCGCCATGAGGTAAACAAAGGTGTCGGAGCAGGGATAATTAACGGGTACAAGCTTGCTCTAAAAGATGAAATGGATATCGTAGCAGTTATGGCCGGGGATAACCAGATGGATCCTGCCCAGCTTCCAAGATTGATCTTTCCGATCATCGAGGGATTGGCTGATTATACAAAGGGTAACCGGCTTCTCTCCGACAATTTCATGACAGGGATGAGCAAGTGGAGGGCTTTTGGAAACCTTCTGCTGAGTTTTTTTACTAAAATCGGGAGTGGATACTGGCAGATTATGGACCCCCAGAACGGGTATACAGTCATTTCCAGGCAGGCCCTTGAAGTTATCAATCTGGATTCCATTTATCCTTATTACGGCTACTGTAATGACCTGCTGATCAAGCTTAACGCCTTTGGAATGAGGGTCATGGATGTAGTAATTCCTGCCCGTTACGGCAGAGAGAAGTCGTCTATAAAGTACAGCAAGTATATCCGTAAGATTTCACCTATGCTTTTCAGGGGTTTCCTCTGGAGGCTAAGGATAAAATATACAGTTCTGGATTTCCATCCTCTGGTTCTGTTCTATTTCCTTGGGATGCTTGCCCTACCTTTAAGTGTTCTCTTTGGTCTCTGGGGATTTTTGCAGATATTACTTCAAAACCCACTACCGTCCTATTACCCACTGCTTGATTTACTCGTACTGGGAACTGGACTTCAGATGCTTCTGTTCGGAATGCTCTTTGATATGCAGGTTGAAAAGAAAAGGACTGAAAGGGTAGGACTTACCCGTTGA
- a CDS encoding RNA-guided endonuclease InsQ/TnpB family protein, producing MQLAKKIRIYPTEEQVNVLWELSDKCRVVYNFALADRKDAYDKEKRSVKYTEQQNKLPDFKKRNPEYNVVYSKTLQGILKKLDSSYHSFFTHIKNGDKKARPPNFKGRNYLMTIPYNQSGFKIEDGIITFSHKVSNVPLSFEIGNLAEGLNVKQVEIVNDNPYKARGKFFICIVYDVEIEDTYFDNGIYQAIDLGITKIVTAINTEGKFFEVKTPRPDNYWNQKIDAAKSRRDHCIGVKKRFCKKAGDF from the coding sequence ATGCAATTAGCGAAGAAAATACGAATCTATCCTACTGAAGAACAGGTTAATGTTCTTTGGGAATTATCAGATAAATGTCGGGTAGTGTATAACTTCGCTCTTGCAGACCGAAAGGATGCTTATGATAAGGAAAAACGTTCTGTAAAATATACAGAACAACAAAATAAGCTTCCTGACTTCAAAAAACGTAATCCTGAATATAATGTTGTGTATTCAAAAACGCTTCAAGGGATCTTAAAAAAACTTGATAGTAGCTACCATTCTTTTTTTACCCATATTAAAAATGGAGATAAGAAAGCAAGACCTCCAAATTTCAAAGGTAGAAATTATCTAATGACAATTCCATATAACCAGAGTGGTTTCAAAATTGAAGATGGTATCATTACATTTTCACATAAGGTAAGTAATGTGCCTTTATCCTTTGAAATAGGTAACTTAGCTGAAGGTCTCAATGTAAAACAGGTTGAAATAGTTAATGATAATCCCTATAAAGCAAGAGGTAAATTTTTTATCTGTATTGTTTATGATGTAGAGATTGAAGATACTTATTTTGATAATGGGATTTATCAGGCTATTGATTTGGGCATTACAAAAATAGTTACTGCTATCAACACCGAAGGTAAATTCTTTGAGGTAAAAACCCCTAGACCGGATAATTACTGGAATCAAAAAATTGATGCAGCTAAATCCAGAAGGGATCATTGCATTGGTGTTAAAAAAAGGTTCTGCAAAAAAGCAGGAGATTTTTGA
- the iscB gene encoding RNA-guided endonuclease IscB yields MIFVLNKNKQPLSPCHSAVARKLLKTGKAVIHKKYPFTIRLKELKNSENKAEFRLKIDYGSRHTGLAILNGSKVIGLAQIHHKTSIKSNMDSRRAMRRTRRNRTTRYRKPRFNNRKRKEGWLPPSLQSRVDNIQNWVNRLQKLCPLTHISYENAKFDTQLMQNPEISGIEYQQGELQGYEVREYLLEKWNRKCAYCGAENVPLEIEHIIPKARHGTSRVSNLTLACRTCNEAKGTKTAEEFGYPDIQKQARIPLRDATIVTATRWKYIMFFPKLRSISSVAQVQGRR; encoded by the coding sequence ATGATCTTTGTATTAAACAAAAACAAACAACCGTTAAGCCCCTGTCATTCAGCAGTTGCCAGAAAATTGCTTAAAACAGGAAAAGCTGTTATTCATAAAAAATATCCATTCACAATTCGACTAAAAGAGTTGAAAAATTCCGAAAATAAAGCTGAATTCCGATTAAAAATAGACTATGGAAGCCGACACACAGGTTTAGCTATCTTAAATGGTTCTAAAGTAATTGGGCTTGCTCAAATCCATCACAAAACCAGTATTAAAAGCAATATGGATAGCCGCAGAGCAATGCGGAGAACTCGAAGAAATAGAACAACCAGGTATAGAAAACCCAGATTCAACAACAGAAAACGAAAAGAAGGTTGGCTTCCCCCATCCCTGCAAAGCAGGGTAGACAATATCCAAAATTGGGTTAATAGACTGCAAAAACTGTGTCCGTTGACTCATATTTCGTATGAAAATGCCAAATTTGATACCCAGCTAATGCAAAATCCAGAAATTTCAGGGATTGAATATCAGCAAGGAGAACTTCAGGGGTATGAAGTTAGGGAATACTTGCTTGAGAAATGGAATCGAAAATGTGCATATTGTGGAGCAGAAAATGTTCCGCTTGAAATAGAACACATCATACCAAAAGCAAGACATGGAACGAGCAGAGTTTCTAATTTGACATTAGCCTGCAGAACCTGCAATGAAGCAAAAGGGACTAAGACAGCAGAAGAATTTGGGTATCCTGATATTCAAAAACAAGCAAGAATACCACTGAGGGATGCTACAATTGTCACAGCTACAAGATGGAAATATATAATGTTCTTTCCAAAACTTCGCTCAATATCGAGTGTGGCACAGGTGCAAGGACGAAGATGA
- a CDS encoding RNA-guided endonuclease TnpB family protein encodes MSKKKANQVKDFQHKLSKTMVENTRANTIIVGDLDVKQMAQPKVKDGKKQKKTKQKKGLNRSTQGLGNSGRFVQFLTYKAEIIGKRIIRIDEKNTSRKCCYCGKKHDMPTWERVMLCDCGNNIDRDRNSAINIMIRYLSQNALWTGYQQFVDNLRQYRLPDGIEVHTEAK; translated from the coding sequence ATGAGTAAAAAGAAAGCAAATCAAGTTAAGGATTTCCAGCACAAACTATCTAAAACAATGGTTGAGAATACCAGAGCTAATACTATAATTGTTGGGGATTTAGATGTAAAACAAATGGCTCAACCTAAAGTTAAAGATGGTAAAAAACAAAAAAAGACCAAACAAAAGAAAGGTCTAAATCGTTCTACTCAGGGTTTAGGAAATTCAGGTAGATTTGTTCAATTCTTGACCTATAAAGCAGAAATTATAGGTAAACGTATAATAAGAATTGATGAAAAAAACACGTCTAGGAAGTGTTGTTATTGTGGAAAAAAACATGATATGCCTACCTGGGAACGTGTTATGTTATGTGATTGTGGTAACAACATAGATAGAGATAGAAATTCTGCTATCAATATCATGATACGTTATCTATCACAGAATGCCTTGTGGACAGGCTATCAACAATTTGTTGATAATCTTCGACAATACAGGCTTCCCGATGGAATTGAGGTTCATACCGAAGCCAAATGA
- a CDS encoding glycoside hydrolase family 55 protein, with protein MLERQIGTLFLVIFLILTTAPAALGAQNSITVNVTSGTDAQTAINNAINTVAAGTTSSNPGSVRLGAGTYQISAPIILKSNVVLKGAGDSTIIFATGSVCNSEGSPAYVFGSGVSNVEVCDLQFKSTATGPSDGGHGDYRNCIKLTSSSNSKVHDILFTRYLYGDGVRIGNSFGINVYNCRMYSVGYDGVSFLSGTKNSRMYNCDVQV; from the coding sequence ATGCTAGAAAGACAGATAGGAACCCTATTCCTAGTAATATTCCTTATTTTAACAACCGCACCTGCTGCGCTAGGCGCACAGAATTCCATAACTGTAAATGTGACATCTGGGACAGATGCCCAGACAGCAATTAATAATGCAATAAATACTGTAGCAGCAGGAACAACATCAAGTAACCCGGGATCTGTTCGCCTTGGTGCTGGCACTTATCAGATAAGTGCACCTATTATTTTGAAATCTAATGTAGTACTGAAAGGCGCAGGCGACAGTACGATAATCTTTGCTACTGGCTCAGTCTGCAACTCCGAGGGATCGCCTGCATATGTATTCGGGTCAGGTGTTTCTAACGTTGAAGTATGTGATCTTCAATTCAAAAGTACAGCAACTGGACCCAGTGATGGGGGTCACGGAGACTATCGAAACTGCATAAAATTAACGTCTTCGAGCAATAGTAAAGTACATGACATTTTATTCACCCGCTATCTGTATGGTGATGGTGTAAGAATCGGTAACAGTTTTGGAATAAATGTATACAATTGCAGAATGTATTCCGTAGGATACGACGGTGTATCATTCCTGTCAGGTACTAAGAATTCCAGAATGTATAACTGTGATGTCCAGGTTTAA
- a CDS encoding right-handed parallel beta-helix repeat-containing protein has protein sequence MNGKDFIKKWVNRKKTGVYIAVFLFLIVMGTTALSTMPSGLTVYVDGGGKGNYICDGTDDQIEINEALAYVAEHPEYTTVHLKGPNTYVISDSILVGSDTILEGDSTAVVKLKDNADWPVVKSLITHMNSTGNRNITIKGFEINGNHDGNTDKKKGAGYYNLLHFVNSTNIQVHDMYMHDSHGDGLKVENSSNIQFYDNIVYKLGHDGLYGIMSQYLEAWNNTITCRTNSGLRVWNSNHVKFHDNNIDSFYHWSAGGPGIQIQKSSAVMDDIEIYNNTIHNTYGPGIWLLAYGNYPMTAAQNVHIHHNTFYSTGTNPGIDWVGGIVTSGFNNTLIENNVFDGTYHAAIILMYPTDRSIDVSPKGAGYTTIVRNNIITNIERRKSESRGTGFGVVNYLPKTHSFVLENNCFYNNVAGDYRNATSTSDIYANPLFANQKENDYHLRSSGGRWNGETWVKDIRSSSCIDAGYSSSDYSNEPENNGKRINIGRYGNTEEASKSGTMPRYIVWWNQIYSPEWRMFRIILRIFLLIHFKIQIF, from the coding sequence ATGAACGGAAAAGATTTTATAAAAAAATGGGTAAACAGAAAGAAAACGGGCGTTTACATTGCGGTTTTCTTGTTCCTTATTGTAATGGGGACAACTGCCCTTTCTACCATGCCGTCGGGACTGACGGTTTATGTGGATGGAGGTGGGAAAGGGAACTATATTTGTGATGGGACTGATGACCAGATAGAGATCAATGAAGCCCTCGCATATGTTGCAGAACACCCGGAGTATACAACCGTTCATTTGAAAGGTCCTAACACATACGTAATCTCAGACAGTATTCTTGTCGGAAGCGACACCATTCTGGAAGGGGACTCTACAGCTGTGGTAAAACTGAAAGACAACGCAGACTGGCCAGTTGTCAAGTCCCTGATTACACATATGAATAGTACAGGGAACCGTAATATCACTATAAAAGGTTTTGAGATTAACGGAAATCATGACGGCAATACAGATAAAAAAAAAGGTGCCGGATACTACAATCTGCTCCATTTTGTTAACTCAACAAACATTCAGGTTCATGATATGTATATGCATGACAGTCATGGAGACGGATTGAAAGTTGAAAATAGTTCCAATATCCAGTTTTACGATAATATAGTTTATAAGCTCGGTCACGACGGTCTTTACGGAATCATGTCTCAATATCTGGAAGCCTGGAATAATACGATAACCTGCAGGACTAACAGCGGGCTTAGAGTATGGAACTCGAATCATGTAAAATTCCATGACAATAATATTGATTCTTTTTATCACTGGAGTGCAGGAGGACCCGGAATTCAGATCCAGAAATCCTCAGCCGTCATGGATGATATAGAAATATATAACAATACAATCCACAACACTTATGGACCTGGCATCTGGCTGCTGGCCTATGGTAACTATCCTATGACAGCAGCACAGAATGTCCATATTCATCACAATACATTCTACAGCACAGGCACGAACCCAGGTATTGACTGGGTAGGCGGTATTGTAACCAGCGGGTTTAATAATACCCTGATTGAGAATAACGTGTTTGACGGTACGTATCATGCTGCTATCATCCTGATGTATCCGACAGATCGCTCCATAGATGTCTCCCCTAAAGGTGCAGGATACACGACCATTGTCCGTAATAATATCATTACAAATATTGAACGGCGCAAGAGCGAGTCAAGAGGGACAGGATTTGGTGTTGTCAATTATCTCCCCAAAACCCATAGCTTTGTGCTGGAAAACAACTGCTTTTACAATAATGTGGCAGGGGACTATAGAAACGCAACATCAACAAGCGATATTTATGCAAACCCTCTTTTCGCAAATCAGAAAGAAAATGATTATCATCTTAGATCATCAGGCGGTAGATGGAATGGGGAAACATGGGTAAAGGACATTAGAAGCTCGTCATGTATTGATGCAGGTTATTCCTCCTCTGACTACTCAAATGAGCCCGAAAACAATGGAAAAAGGATCAATATCGGAAGATACGGAAACACTGAAGAAGCATCAAAGTCAGGGACAATGCCCAGATATATTGTCTGGTGGAACCAGATATATTCGCCTGAGTGGAGGATGTTCAGGATAATCCTGAGGATCTTCCTTTTAATCCACTTTAAAATTCAGATTTTTTAA
- a CDS encoding disaggregatase related repeat-containing protein, whose protein sequence is MSENQWIYRQGEKKKKGILIFILIILVASATIAISTASAETTVYVNTGGSENFNCDGTDDQVEINKALAYVAEHPEFTTVHLKGPNTYVISGSIFIGSNTILEGDSTAVIKLEDKAGWSVEKPLITQIDSSGNQNIIIKDFEINGNHDGNNEKGRGKGYYNLIHFLNCKNIQVHDMYMHDSHGDGLKVVTGSNIQFYNNTIYKLGHDALYIIYSSDVEAWNNKITCRTNSGLRVYNGNKIKFYNNVINSEGEGGAGIEIQKAGSSTVMNDIEIYNNLLYETNAAGIWITGYGSAYSKDSAKNVYIHNNKFYKTGINPGANWAGGVVLNGFYDTLIENNLFDGCYGAAIAHKEVTTEFSSSGSGYTTIARNNIIINTKSSPSAGEGYAFYNKLKDTHSFVLQNNCLLNNAGGNYMYASSTSDTQADPALIEQLDNNGSSVQNLPCADALKVGPQGMPYEIDEQDIDKGQEESLESKIKMAISKMVRFVKNIYLSFISGISNGEKLKIALPLVVSDNRLKEESPNITYRETEYMDVGEMSDGGKYREVILFDLNQLGETDSIEKATLSLFWYYPEEARPKDTILEIYRPEKWCEEHVTWVVKETEIPWQNPGGDWYDKTGVSQGSTPYAAITLKGSDLPEGRYYELDVTDLVKEYTSGKYENTGFLIKAGVEDNNYVAFYSSEWQNKDQIPKLTIEYTGE, encoded by the coding sequence ATGAGCGAAAATCAATGGATATATAGACAGGGAGAAAAAAAGAAAAAAGGAATCCTGATCTTTATTCTTATTATTCTGGTCGCAAGTGCAACTATTGCCATCTCAACTGCTTCGGCCGAAACGACGGTTTATGTAAATACCGGCGGGAGTGAAAATTTCAACTGCGATGGGACCGATGACCAGGTAGAGATCAATAAAGCTCTCGCATACGTTGCGGAACATCCGGAGTTTACAACCGTTCATTTGAAAGGCCCCAATACATACGTTATTTCTGGTAGTATTTTCATCGGAAGCAATACCATTCTGGAAGGGGACTCTACAGCTGTGATAAAACTCGAGGATAAAGCAGGCTGGTCAGTGGAGAAGCCCCTGATTACCCAGATAGATAGCTCGGGAAACCAGAATATTATCATAAAAGATTTTGAAATTAACGGCAATCATGATGGAAATAATGAAAAAGGCAGGGGAAAAGGGTACTACAACCTGATCCATTTCCTCAATTGCAAAAATATTCAGGTTCATGATATGTATATGCATGACAGCCATGGGGATGGGCTGAAAGTGGTAACAGGTTCCAATATTCAGTTTTACAACAACACAATATATAAACTCGGGCATGACGCTCTTTATATTATATATTCTTCAGATGTAGAAGCGTGGAACAACAAAATAACGTGCAGAACAAACAGCGGCCTCAGAGTATATAATGGAAATAAGATCAAATTTTATAACAACGTTATAAATTCCGAGGGAGAAGGTGGAGCTGGAATTGAAATCCAGAAGGCGGGTTCGTCAACAGTAATGAATGATATCGAAATTTACAACAACCTGTTATATGAAACAAATGCCGCAGGAATCTGGATAACAGGTTATGGGTCCGCGTATTCAAAAGACTCTGCAAAAAATGTATACATTCACAATAATAAATTTTACAAAACTGGGATTAATCCCGGTGCCAATTGGGCAGGAGGTGTCGTCCTCAACGGTTTTTACGATACCCTGATCGAAAACAACTTATTCGATGGATGCTACGGGGCAGCAATTGCCCATAAAGAGGTAACAACCGAGTTTTCATCTTCAGGGTCAGGCTACACGACCATTGCACGGAATAATATAATAATTAATACCAAATCCAGTCCTTCAGCCGGAGAAGGTTATGCTTTTTATAATAAATTGAAAGACACCCATTCGTTCGTCCTTCAAAACAACTGTCTCTTAAACAATGCAGGTGGGAACTACATGTATGCCAGCTCTACATCGGATACACAGGCTGATCCTGCACTTATCGAACAGCTGGATAATAACGGATCTTCAGTGCAAAATCTGCCATGTGCAGACGCTCTAAAAGTAGGCCCACAGGGAATGCCTTATGAGATCGATGAGCAAGACATCGATAAGGGACAGGAAGAAAGTCTTGAATCAAAGATTAAAATGGCGATCTCAAAAATGGTAAGATTTGTGAAAAATATCTATTTGAGTTTTATTTCAGGTATATCAAATGGCGAAAAGCTTAAAATCGCCTTACCTCTGGTTGTCTCAGACAACAGGTTGAAAGAAGAATCTCCTAACATTACATATCGAGAAACCGAATATATGGATGTGGGAGAAATGTCAGATGGTGGAAAATACAGGGAAGTCATACTGTTTGACCTGAACCAGCTGGGTGAAACAGACAGTATTGAAAAGGCAACCCTCTCTTTGTTCTGGTATTACCCGGAAGAAGCCAGGCCTAAAGATACTATTCTGGAAATATACAGGCCGGAAAAATGGTGTGAGGAACACGTTACCTGGGTAGTCAAAGAAACAGAAATTCCCTGGCAGAATCCAGGAGGAGACTGGTACGATAAAACAGGCGTTTCTCAGGGTAGCACCCCATACGCTGCAATAACCCTTAAAGGCAGTGATCTTCCGGAAGGCAGGTATTATGAGCTGGATGTAACCGATCTCGTAAAAGAGTATACCAGCGGAAAATATGAAAATACCGGTTTTCTTATAAAAGCCGGAGTGGAAGACAATAACTATGTTGCTTTCTACAGTTCGGAATGGCAAAACAAAGACCAGATACCTAAACTTACTATAGAATACACAGGCGAGTAA
- a CDS encoding lipopolysaccharide biosynthesis protein, whose product MSNFITNVLKLISGSVAAQSLSILLIPIITRIYNPGDFGIFQLFMSISGILVIVSTFSYQFAIMLPKTEEDAANITAVCVVLVTFTSLLTGVLILLLPDNVDHIFNTPGISRYLPLIPLITFLNGMFFVQNYWLSRKTRFGVIAGSRVSNTLTSKVFQIGFAKWSITPFGLVGGFIAGYVFADLVMLRGIKKDLQVFKKISITKMKEMAILYKKFPLFSSWSSVANTISPQVPAFLLAYFYSTSVVGYFSLANQVVNMPMGIVGSAIGQVFFQKVSEVKNGNGTGDMKVIVKEVYQKLISIGIFPMILLMLLGEQIFTFAFGENWNIAGTYVKILVPWIFLVFLSSPISTLYNVYEKQTVWFIFSIILLGSRVVALVIGGTYGSPEFALALYSFTGIVFWLWNNAYLLGLAGISKKESIKILLKYTTIGLVISIPIILIELISTNFYIIIFAAVVMTVIYYVITLRDDPMFRKMFSTFMVNVRNRN is encoded by the coding sequence ATGTCGAACTTTATCACGAACGTACTAAAGCTTATATCCGGAAGTGTTGCTGCACAGTCTCTGAGTATACTTCTTATACCGATAATCACAAGAATTTATAATCCAGGTGATTTTGGGATTTTTCAGCTTTTCATGTCAATCTCAGGCATACTTGTGATCGTTTCTACTTTTTCGTATCAATTTGCGATTATGCTGCCAAAGACAGAGGAGGATGCTGCAAATATCACTGCCGTGTGTGTTGTGCTGGTAACTTTTACATCTTTACTAACAGGCGTATTGATTTTGCTTCTTCCAGATAATGTTGATCATATTTTCAATACCCCGGGGATTTCAAGGTACTTACCCCTCATTCCACTAATAACATTCCTTAACGGCATGTTTTTTGTGCAAAATTACTGGCTTTCTAGAAAAACCCGTTTCGGGGTCATTGCAGGATCCAGAGTTTCAAACACCTTAACGTCAAAGGTATTTCAAATCGGATTTGCGAAATGGAGTATTACCCCATTCGGCCTGGTAGGTGGATTCATTGCAGGATATGTATTTGCAGACCTTGTTATGCTCAGGGGCATAAAAAAAGATCTTCAAGTTTTCAAAAAAATATCAATAACAAAAATGAAAGAAATGGCCATTCTGTACAAAAAATTCCCGTTATTCAGTTCCTGGTCATCGGTCGCAAACACTATTTCTCCACAGGTCCCTGCTTTTTTGCTTGCATACTTTTACAGTACATCAGTTGTAGGATATTTTTCGCTTGCGAATCAGGTTGTAAACATGCCTATGGGAATAGTTGGCAGCGCTATAGGGCAAGTCTTTTTCCAGAAAGTAAGTGAGGTTAAGAACGGGAATGGAACAGGAGACATGAAGGTCATAGTTAAGGAAGTATATCAAAAACTAATCTCTATAGGAATCTTCCCTATGATACTCCTGATGCTTTTAGGGGAGCAGATCTTCACATTTGCTTTCGGAGAAAACTGGAACATCGCAGGCACATATGTAAAAATCCTTGTGCCCTGGATCTTCCTCGTCTTTCTTTCTTCGCCTATCTCAACTCTCTATAATGTATATGAGAAACAGACCGTCTGGTTTATCTTCAGTATAATTCTACTTGGCTCAAGGGTAGTAGCACTGGTTATCGGGGGAACTTATGGAAGCCCGGAGTTCGCTCTTGCCCTGTACAGCTTCACAGGGATTGTGTTCTGGCTCTGGAACAATGCATACCTGCTGGGTCTTGCAGGAATTAGCAAGAAAGAAAGCATAAAAATTCTTCTAAAATATACAACTATAGGCCTTGTTATTTCTATCCCGATAATTCTTATAGAATTAATTTCTACAAACTTTTACATAATAATATTTGCAGCCGTGGTCATGACAGTTATCTATTATGTAATAACCCTTCGTGACGATCCGATGTTCAGAAAAATGTTCTCAACTTTTATGGTAAACGTAAGAAATAGGAACTGA